In one window of Gudongella oleilytica DNA:
- a CDS encoding 4-hydroxyphenylacetate 3-hydroxylase family protein — translation MTLMTRQQYIESLRKLNLNVYMFGERVENPVDHPMIKPSMNSVAMTYEMAQQPEYEDLMTAVSNLTGNKVNRFTHLHQSTEDLVKKVKMQRMLGQKTASCFQRCVGLDAANAIYSTAFEVDQAYGTNYFENFKKYWTMIQENDYTVDGAMTDPKGNRSLGPSEQNDPDMYLRVVERRKDGVVVRGAKVHQTGIVNSHEVVVMPTISLKDKDKDYAIAFSVPSDTEGIIIIYGRQSCDTRKLEEDADIDLGNKNFGGHEALMIFEDVFVPNERIFLNGETDFAGMLVERFAGYHRQSYGGCKVGVGDVLIGAAALAAEYNGAQKASHIKDKLIEMTHLNETIYSCGIACSAEGCPTAAGNYLIDMLLANVCKQNVTRFPYEISRLSEDIAGGLMVTMPSEKDLRDPVLGKYIEKYLQGAAPVPTENRMRILRLIENMTLGTAAVGYRTESMHGAGSPQAQRIMISRQSDLEQKKQLAKNIAGIDDNK, via the coding sequence ATGACTTTAATGACCCGACAGCAGTATATTGAAAGCTTAAGGAAGTTAAATCTCAATGTTTACATGTTTGGAGAGAGGGTTGAGAACCCTGTGGACCATCCAATGATAAAACCTTCAATGAACTCAGTGGCAATGACCTATGAAATGGCCCAGCAACCTGAGTATGAGGATCTAATGACTGCTGTTTCAAACCTGACAGGTAATAAAGTTAACAGATTCACCCACTTGCATCAAAGTACTGAGGATCTTGTAAAGAAGGTCAAAATGCAAAGAATGCTTGGTCAAAAAACCGCATCCTGTTTCCAAAGATGCGTTGGACTTGACGCTGCAAACGCAATTTACAGTACTGCCTTCGAAGTGGATCAGGCATATGGAACTAATTATTTCGAGAACTTTAAAAAGTATTGGACTATGATCCAGGAAAATGACTATACAGTTGACGGAGCTATGACCGATCCTAAGGGCAACAGAAGCTTAGGCCCATCAGAACAGAACGATCCTGATATGTATCTGAGGGTAGTTGAAAGAAGGAAGGATGGAGTAGTTGTAAGGGGAGCCAAGGTACATCAGACTGGCATTGTCAACTCACATGAGGTTGTTGTCATGCCAACGATATCCCTTAAAGATAAAGATAAGGATTATGCTATAGCCTTTTCTGTACCTTCAGATACTGAAGGAATAATTATAATCTACGGACGTCAATCCTGTGATACCAGAAAGCTGGAGGAGGATGCAGACATAGATTTGGGGAACAAAAATTTTGGCGGACATGAAGCACTTATGATTTTCGAAGATGTATTTGTTCCAAATGAAAGGATATTCCTGAATGGTGAAACTGATTTTGCAGGGATGCTGGTGGAACGCTTCGCAGGATACCACAGACAAAGCTACGGTGGCTGCAAGGTAGGAGTAGGGGATGTCCTCATAGGTGCTGCAGCGCTGGCCGCTGAGTACAACGGAGCACAAAAGGCATCACACATCAAGGATAAGCTCATTGAAATGACCCATTTGAACGAGACTATCTATAGCTGCGGGATCGCATGCTCTGCAGAAGGGTGCCCGACAGCAGCAGGAAACTATTTGATAGATATGCTCCTTGCTAATGTGTGCAAGCAAAATGTAACCAGATTCCCATATGAGATCTCAAGGCTGTCTGAGGACATTGCCGGTGGATTGATGGTCACTATGCCATCAGAAAAGGATCTGCGTGATCCGGTGCTTGGCAAATACATAGAGAAGTATCTTCAGGGAGCAGCACCAGTTCCAACAGAAAACAGAATGAGGATCCTTAGGCTTATAGAGAATATGACCTTAGGTACTGCAGCAGTTGGTTATAGGACAGAATCCATGCATGGAGCGGGTTCTCCACAGGCCCAAAGGATAATGATATCAAGACAGAGTGATTTGGAGCAGAAGAAGCAGCTGGCTAAAAATATCGCTGGAATCGATGATAACAAATAG